From Triticum aestivum cultivar Chinese Spring chromosome 4A, IWGSC CS RefSeq v2.1, whole genome shotgun sequence, a single genomic window includes:
- the LOC123085831 gene encoding probable transcription factor At3g04930 — protein MLPMVDDPSAAGAAASSSFPDADAYGNGDSEDIEFPVDPIPNPPFSSSAPVAAPASATATVGERRPLFQRLWTEEDEIVILRAFAEFTAQRGTAFASHQYDTEPFYEEMRRRLQLDFSKSQLAEKLRRLKRKYRNCVERLRCSGNTFSFRSPHEQAVFEIARNIWRPSSDKHGRDPNAADSEDDATITGTNAAANGDAKSPSSSKAHRRGRRRRTADLAADASEGPQPYISGPMPVKTEDSLPAFFPQVSMDGAEPVVAPVVNTESSVLTPLFKEMVRAMLGIGGCPSPLGLGAKVREQPSAVLGIPMEGEKWRQQRILELEVYLRRIDLLQDEVKSALEELKSTPPT, from the coding sequence ATGCTTCCCATGGTCGACGacccctccgccgccggcgccgctgcGTCCTCCTCCTTCCCTGACGCCGACGCCTATGGCAACGGGGACTCTGAAGACATCGAGTTCCCAGTCGATCCAATTCCCAatcctcccttctcctcctctgctcccgtcgccgcccccgcctctGCCACGGCCACGGTCGGGGAGCGGCGGCCCCTGTTCCAGCGGCTATGGACGGAGGAGGACGAGATCGTGATCCTACGCGCGTTCGCCGAGTTTACGGCGCAGCGGGGCACGGCGTTCGCGTCCCACCAGTACGACACGGAACCCTTCTACGAGGAGATGCGCCGACGCCTCCAGCTCGATTTCTCCAAGAGCCAGCTCGCCGAGAAGCTTCGCCGCCTTAAGCGCAAGTACCGCAACTGCGTCGAGCGCCTCCGTTGCTCCGGCAACACGTTCTCCTTCCGCTCCCCTCACGAGCAGGCCGTCTTCGAGATCGCTCGCAACATCTGGCGCCCCTCCTCCGACAAGCACGGCCGCGACCCCAACGCCGCTGACTCTGAAGACGACGCCACAATCACCGGCACGAATGCTGCAGCCAACGGAGACGCCAAGTCCCCGTCCTCCTCAAAGGCGCATCGCCGTGGCCGCCGCAGGCGTACGGCTGACTTGGCTGCCGATGCGTCCGAGGGGCCTCAGCCGTACATATCGGGGCCCATGCCTGTCAAGACGGAGGACTCGCTGCCGGCATTCTTTCCTCAGGTCTCCATGGACGGTGCTGAGCCTGTTGTGGCGCCAGTGGTGAACACGGAGAGCAGCGTCCTGACGCCTCTGTTCAAGGAAATGGTCCGTGCCATGCTAGGCATCGGCGGCTGCCCGTCGCCGCTGGGCCTGGGAGCGAAGGTGCGGGAGCAACCGTCTGCAGTTCTCGGGATACCCATGGAGGGAGAGAAGTGGAGGCAACAGAGGATTCTGGAGCTGGAGGTGTACCTGCGGCGGATCGACCTGCTGCAGGACGAGGTGAAGTCGGCACTGGAGGAGCTAAAATCCACGCCGCCAACATGA